From a region of the Sminthopsis crassicaudata isolate SCR6 chromosome 6, ASM4859323v1, whole genome shotgun sequence genome:
- the LOC141547415 gene encoding olfactory receptor 4P4-like: MGIKGNVTEFILFGLSDDPNTQIFCCIFFFFCYISLLTGNLVILISIHFSHLFYQPMYYFLSHLSSMDIYYTSTVTPKLLQNLLTKRRTISYDFCMFQIFGMHFFGSIEVFILTAMALDRYVAICKPLHYMVIMSRKKCNLLVLAAWAGGAAHSFPQLSMTLKLPFCGPNEIDHYFCDIFPLLEIACTDTYMSGVLVVINSGIIVLIIFMILFVSYATILWTLRTHSAEGRRKALSTCGSHFTVVVLFFVPAIFSYLRPPTTYPEDKTFALFYTIIAPMFNPLVYTLRNTEMKNAMRKVWCQKILGKGNLNQLH, from the coding sequence ATGGGGATTAAGGGCAATGTCACTGAATTCATTCTCTTTGGATTATCCGATGACCCAAACACACAGATATTTTGTtgtatcttcttcttcttctgttacaTCAGTCTCCTCACAGGAAACCTTGTAATTCTCATCTCTATCCATTTTAGTCATCTTTTCTACCAGCCAATGTACTATTTCCTCAGTCACTTGTCTTCTATGGACATCTACTATACTTCCACTGTTACACCAAAACTACTTCAGAATCTATTAACTAAAAGAAGAACTATCTCCTATGATTTTTGTATGTTCCAAATCTTTGGGATGCACTTTTTTGGCAGTATTGAGGTCTTCATCCTGACCGCAATGGCCTTAGACCGCTATGTTGCCATTTGTAAACCTCTCCATTATATGGTCATCATGAGCAGAAAGAAATGTAACCTTCTTGTGTTAGCTGCTTGGGCTGGAGGGGCTGCTcactctttccctcaattatccATGACTCTCAAATTACCCTTCTGTGGCCCCAATGAAATTGATCATTATTTCTGTGACATCTTCCCCTTACTGGAAATTGCCTGTACAGATACTTACATGTCTGGTGTTCTTGTTGTAATTAATTCAGGGATAATAGTCTTGATAATCTTTATGATCTTATTTGTTTCTTATGCCACTATTTTATGGACTCTACGCACCCATTCAGCTGAAGGGAGGCGGAAAGCTCTCTCTACCTGTgggtcccattttacagttgtagttttgttttttgtacctGCAATTTTTTCCTACCTGCGACCTCCCACCACTTACCCAGAGGATAAAACATTTGCTCTATTTTATACCATCATTGCTCCAATGTTCAACCCCTTAGTCTATACTCTGAGAAATACTGAAATGAAAAATGCCATGAGAAAGGTATGGTGTCAAAAGATTTTGGGAAAAGGAAATCTAAATCAATTGcattaa